From a region of the Longimicrobium sp. genome:
- a CDS encoding histidine kinase dimerization/phospho-acceptor domain-containing protein produces MSIDTMTLESPDAADDTLRVRANKLDLLERLADDLAHEIKNPLHSMVINLEVLKRRVARAVGETDEMQRNFAVLSGEMERVNRRIELLLRLSRPGRGAETTTLRDLTEELMELIQLEARQREAAVDFRPGDGVTRVFIPREPTRQVILNLVLDALDAVGPGATMSIVLDEAEGSAVLSVETSGAGLEPPAESAERVAVARYLAEKMGGRVEGDAAGMRVLKVPLAR; encoded by the coding sequence GTGAGCATCGACACCATGACCCTCGAGTCGCCGGACGCGGCGGACGACACCCTCCGCGTACGCGCCAACAAGCTGGACCTGTTGGAGCGGCTGGCCGACGACCTGGCGCACGAGATCAAGAACCCGCTCCACTCCATGGTCATCAACCTGGAGGTGCTGAAGCGGCGGGTGGCGCGCGCCGTCGGCGAAACCGACGAGATGCAGCGCAACTTCGCCGTGCTCAGCGGCGAGATGGAGCGCGTCAACCGGCGCATCGAGCTCCTCCTGCGGCTGTCGCGCCCCGGGCGCGGCGCGGAGACCACCACGCTCCGCGACCTCACCGAGGAGCTGATGGAGCTGATCCAGCTCGAGGCACGCCAGCGCGAGGCCGCCGTCGACTTCCGGCCGGGGGACGGGGTGACGCGCGTCTTCATCCCGCGCGAGCCCACGCGGCAGGTGATCCTCAACCTGGTGCTCGATGCGCTCGACGCCGTCGGACCCGGGGCCACCATGAGCATCGTGCTGGACGAGGCGGAGGGGAGCGCCGTCCTCTCCGTGGAGACGAGCGGGGCGGGGCTGGAGCCGCCGGCCGAGAGCGCCGAGCGGGTGGCCGTGGCGCGCTACCTGGCCGAGAAGATGGGCGGCCGCGTGGAGGGCGACGCGGCGGGGATGCGCGTGCTGAAGGTGCCGCTGGCGCGCTGA